The DNA sequence CGGTTCAACCGGATAAAACGATAGTCGTTGTCGGCCATGGAGCGGATAAGGTCCGCTCTTTTCTGGGAGAGCAGATCGAAACGGTGCTGCAGGAAGAGCAGCTTGGCACCGGGCATGCGGTGCTCATGACAAAACCGCTCCTGCACAAGCTGCAAGGCACGACGCTGGTGCTCTATGGAGATACGCCGCTCATCAGGCCGGAAACCATTGAACGGCTGATCGCTTTGCATCGCCAGTCCAATGCGGCTGTGACGCTTTTGACCGCCATGATCGATGAGCCGCACGGCTACGGGCGGATTGTTCGCGACGCCGCTGATGCAATCGTTGCGGTTGTCGAAGAGAAAGATTGTACGCCCGAACAGAAACAAATCAAAGAAGTCAACACGGGCATTTATTGTTTTGACAACCGCAAGCTGTTTGCCGCGCTAGGGCAAATCAGGAACGATAACGCCCAACAGGAGTATTATTTGACGGATGTAATACAAGTATTGCAGCAGCAAGGGGAAAAAATCGCGGCTTGCGTTTTGGATGATCCGACGGAAGCGGCGGGGGTGAACGATCGCGTGGCGCTTGCGGAAGTGGAAAAACTGCTGCGTATGCGCATCATTCGCCAGCATATGCTGAACGGCGTAACCATCGTCGATCCTTCATCGACATATATTGACGCCGGTGTGCGTGTCGGGCAGGATACGGTCCTGCTGCCGGGGACCACTTTGTACGGAACGACGTCGATTGGCGAAGATTGCCTGATTGGTCCGCACAGCGAAATCAGGGATTCGATGATCGGCAACGGCGTGCACATTAAACATTCGGTATTGGATCAGGCAAAGATCGGCGATAAAACGACAGTTGGGCCGTTCGCGTACTTGCGCCCGGGCGCCAAAATCGGGGCGGGAGCGCGCATCGGCGACT is a window from the Bacilli bacterium genome containing:
- the glmU gene encoding bifunctional UDP-N-acetylglucosamine diphosphorylase/glucosamine-1-phosphate N-acetyltransferase GlmU encodes the protein MPSTIAIVLAAGKGKRMKSKLYKVLHPVCGQPMLGHVIAAVQAVQPDKTIVVVGHGADKVRSFLGEQIETVLQEEQLGTGHAVLMTKPLLHKLQGTTLVLYGDTPLIRPETIERLIALHRQSNAAVTLLTAMIDEPHGYGRIVRDAADAIVAVVEEKDCTPEQKQIKEVNTGIYCFDNRKLFAALGQIRNDNAQQEYYLTDVIQVLQQQGEKIAACVLDDPTEAAGVNDRVALAEVEKLLRMRIIRQHMLNGVTIVDPSSTYIDAGVRVGQDTVLLPGTTLYGTTSIGEDCLIGPHSEIRDSMIGNGVHIKHSVLDQAKIGDKTTVGPFAYLRPGAKIGAGARIGDFVEIKNAAVGEGSKIPHLSYVGDAIIGNGVNFGCGAITVNYDGYHKHLTEVGDNAFVGSNVNLIAPVKIGSGAYVVAGSTITHDVGENDLAIARERQITKPEYANVLRARIKERTVNSRDEKQK